One Paroedura picta isolate Pp20150507F chromosome 16, Ppicta_v3.0, whole genome shotgun sequence genomic region harbors:
- the LOC143825885 gene encoding olfactory receptor 6C75-like isoform X2, with product MENQSFITEFILLDFPQFHQQECLLGIFLLASYLLTLAGNTMIITVVIYNHHLHTPMYFFLWNLSCLEILITTSIVPKVLVSLLLGYKTISYPACIAQCYFFFFLGSSDFALLAVMAFDRYMAICNPLHYATVMSSQLCLWLVVGSCAAGFLATILPTILVAQLPFCHANSIDHFFCDSVALVKLACTDTSLVELASFFSSTAVLLGSFILTMMSYTYIIRTILKIPSASGRHKAFSTCSSHFIVVSLGYGSCIFMYVRPSGSDPSVNKMVSLVNTVLTPLLSPFIFTLRNQQVKDAVKAIVIRHANYSKNNLKLGYG from the coding sequence ATGGAAAACCAGTCTTTTATTACAGAATTCATCCTACTTGATTTCCCTCAATTTCACCAGCAGGAGTGCCTCCTGGGCATTTTCCTTCTTGCTTCCTACCTCCTTACCTTAGCAGGGAACACAATGATCATCACTGTTGTTATTTACAACCATCACCTGCACACCCCTATGTACTTCTTTCTGTGGAACCTTTCTTGCTTGGAGATCCTCATTACAACTTCAATAGTGCCTAAAGTACTGGTGAGCCTCTTACTAGGTTACAAAACCATATCCTACCCAGCATGCATTGCCCAGtgctatttcttcttctttttgggaaGCAGTGACTTTGCCCTGTTGGCTGTCATGGCATTTGATCGGTACATGGCTATCtgcaacccactgcactatgccaCAGTCATGAGTTCTCAGCTTTGTCTCTGGCTAGTAGTGGGTTCTTGTGCTGCTGGCTTTTTAGCCACAATCCTCCCCACCATCCTGGTTGCACAACTACCATTCTGCCATGCCAACAGTATTGACCACTTTTTCTGTGACAGTGTGGCCTTGGTGAAACTCGCATGCACTGACACCAGCCTGGTGGAGCTGGCAAGCTTCTTCTCCTCCACAGCCGTTCTGCTGGGATCTTTCATTCTCACCATGATGTCCTACACCTACATAATCAGAACCATTCTCAAGATCCCATCTGCTTCAGGACGTCACAAGGCTTTTTCCACCTGCTCCTCACATTTCATCGTTGTAAGTCTTGGATACGGCAGCTGCATCTTCATGTACGTACGGCCTTCTGGAAGCGACCCTTCTGTTAATAAGATGGTTTCCTTGGTCAACACGGTCTTGACCCCTTTGCTAAGCCCATTCATCTTCACGCTGAGGAACCAGCAAGTGAAAGATGCTGTAAAGGCAATTGTCATCAGGCATGCAAATTATTCaaagaataatttaaaactgGGCTATGGCTAG
- the LOC143825329 gene encoding olfactory receptor 6M1-like has translation METGNTTSITEILLLGFEVDPPLEIILFLVFLLVYLVTVLGNALIIVLIGIDSHLHSPMYFFLSNLSFIEIFMATCVMPKMLANFLTKRKTISIGGCFAQLYFYFFMGSTEFILFAAMSFDRYMAICYPLRYPTLMTGTVCVKMVIGSWIGGFMSVFLSIVLKARLPYCGPNVINHYFCDSAPFLHLACTDIRLIELIDFISSLLLLLGSLSFTATSYVYIISTILKIPSAQGRKKAFATCASHFTVVSMGYGISIFVYVRPSQTDTMSMNKALAVFSGILTPLLNPFIFSLRNEQMKEALKDLLNRITSKIKDI, from the coding sequence ATGGAAACCGGCAACACAACCTCTATTACTGAAATCCTTTTGCTTGGGTTTGAAGTTGATCCTCCTTTGGAGATTatccttttcctggttttccttcTTGTGTATCTAGTGACAGTGCTCGGGAATGCTCTCATCATTGTACTCATTGGCATTGATTCCCACCTCCAttcccccatgtatttcttcctcagCAATTTGTCTTTCATTGAGATATTCATGGCAACCTGTGTCATGCCTAAAATGCTGGCCAATTTCCTGACTAAAAGGAAAACCATTTCAATTGGTGGTTGTTTTGCTCAGTTATACTTCTATTTCTTCATGGGTTCCACCGAGTTCATCCTGTTTGCTGCTATGTCCTTTGACCGTTACATGGCCATCTGTTACCCACTGAGGTACCCTACCCTCATGACTGGGACAGTCTGCGTCAAGATGGTGATTGGATCTTGGATTGGTGGTTTCATGTCTGTGTTCTTGTCAATAGTGCTGAAAGCAAGGTTGCCTTACTGTGGACCTAATGTCATCAACCACTACTTTTGTGACAGTGCCCCTTTTCTTCATCTTGCCTGTACAGACATAAGACTTATTGAACTGATTGACTTCATTAGTTCTTTGCTTCTGCTGCTGGGTTCCCTTTCATTTACTGCTACTTCATATGTCTACATCATTTCAACTATTCTCAAGATTCCTTCTGCTCAGGGGAGGAAGAAGGCCTTTGCCACCTGTGCCTCTCACTTCACTGTTGTCTCCATGGGCTATGGAATCTCCATTTTTGTGTATGTCAGGCCATCTCAGACTGACACCATGAGCATGAACAAAGCTTTAGCCGTTTTCTCTGGCATCCTGACACCCTTATTAAACCCTTTCATCTTTAGCCTGAGAAACGAACAAATGAAAGAGGCACTTAAAGATCTCCTAAACAGAATCACTTCCAAAATAAAGGATATCTGA
- the LOC143825330 gene encoding olfactory receptor 6M1-like, which yields MSAKSDMIIETQGCQSGPVMSVAIETTQTYPGTNLHVQKDIKENDSQSSLSLRNDKNKSSSYLINRVWALSLCTMAKNSAMCSVTSEDITTTNHYKVELACSELTPVLIGLPWGCRCNMMTYGKGNSTPVTEFILVGFPNPWKIEILLFLLFFFILVATMIGNTIIITLIVIDYRLHSPMYFFLCNLSFIEILITLTIVPKMMENFILEKKSISFYGCIAQSYFYFLFGTSEYVLLAMMSCDRNTAICYPLRYNSIMNRKICLCLVISSWMSGFFSILVPTVMKLGLSYCGPNVINHFFCDSAPLLHLACSDICLVELIDFIVSLPIVLGSLFLTLISYFYIISTILRIPSATGRQKAFSTCASHFTVVTIGYGTSIFIYVRPSQASSMNLNKMASLVTTAVTPMLNPIIFTFRNRKVQEVFWDSINKCTGNRQGG from the exons ATGAGTGCCAAGAGTGACATGATTATAGAGACACAAGGGTGCCAATCGGGTCCAGTGATGTCCGTTGCCATTG AAACCACACAGACCTATCCAGGAACAAACCTGCATGTTCAAAAAGACATAAAGGAAAATgattctcagagttctctcagccttaggAATGATAA AAACAAGTCATCCAGTTACTTGATCAATCGAGTTTGGGCCCTTTCTCTTTGCACAATGGCTAAAAATTCTGCTATGTGTTCTGTGACTTCAGAAGATATCACTACCACTAatcattataaagttgaacttgcttGCAGTGAACTCACTCCAGTTCTGATTGGCCtgccctgggg ATGCAGATGTAACATGATGACATACGGAAAAGGAAATTCAACACCTGTGACTGAATTCATCTTGGTTGGATTCCCCAATCCCTGGAAGATAGAGATCTTGCTTTTTCTGTTGTTCTTCTTCATTCTGGTAGCAACAATGATTGGAAATACCATCATCATAACCCTGATAGTTATTGATTACCGCTTACATTCTCCAATGTATTTCTTTCTGTGCAATTTGTCTTTCATTGAAATCCTTATTACTCTCACCATAGTACCAAAAATGATGGAGAACTTCATTCTAGAAAAGAAGAGCATCTCCTTCTATGGGTGTATTGCTCAGTCATACTTCTATTTTTTATTTGGCACCTCTGAATATGTTCTACTGGCGATGATGTCCTGTGACCGAAACACAGCCATATGTTACCCACTTAGATACAACAGCATCATGAACAGGAAGATCTGTCTTTGTTTGGTTATAAGCTCTTGGATGAGTGGGTTCTTCTCCATTCTTGTTCCCACTGTGATGAAGTTGGGTTTATCTTACTGTGGTCCTAATGTGATAAATCACTTTTTCTGTGACAGTGCCCCTTTGCTCCACTTAGCCTGTTCTGACATCTGCCTAGTCGAGTTAATTGACTTCATAGTTTCCCTACCCATTGTTCTGGGCTCTCTTTTCTTGACACTTATCTCTTATTTTTACATTATAAGCACCATTCTTCGTATCCCTTCTGCGACAGGGAGGCAGAAGGCCTTTTCCACTTGTGCTTCCCACTTCACAGTGGTTACCATTGGCTATGGAACCTCCATCTTCATCTATGTGAGACCTTCCCAAGCCAGCTCCATGAATCttaacaaaatggcttccttagtTACCACGGCAGTGACGCCTATGCTTAACCCAATCATATTCACTTTTAGAAATCGGAAAGTCCAAGAGGTATTCTGGGATTCAATTAACAAGTGCACAGGGAATAGACAAGGAGGTTGA
- the LOC143825331 gene encoding vomeronasal type-2 receptor 26-like — protein MAFLLLLLQLLLKPSCVCERSDNKQCMLAKPFLYQHKHYIPGEYMIGGILSYTTYEFGSQNFTLFPEPIFEVFASFMRKNHQHLLAFLFSVNEINRNLHLLPNMTLGFHIFENYCNPQITYQQTMNLLSSEHARIPNYKCDTENHPWAIVGGLTSETSSILATLLNLYKFPQLTYGFLSAELSDTTQYPFIYQMIPKQNLQCSALVQLLLHFQWNWIGLLVFEGDDGDTFLKTISPMFTQFGICISTTLRLRDRDYDILQYKYFSSLDQEVMERLSKSNTNVSIIYGQSHHILPGGFMPSGKVWITPTQWDFTSGYISVKFHGALSLAIQYREVPGFKKFLLNLDIQSLEGDCIIQNFWQIIFDCWTTICSLRDFFPSMCTGLENLEDLPRNVFEMDMSIYSYSIYNAVYAVAHAVHTMYSSSSRRHKAVRNGDRLNILNMQPWELHPYLKNLYFNNSAGDEVSFNEQRGLETRYDIINWIILTDNKPSRVRIGTVNRLDSSSVELNIPKGLEHTKVLIDWQLYGFLAGFPKHHALVIGFPEHQACYNDKLFNQSTILNACFMTLNCSPPFSMCVQTTPCSICTSHCYPGNYKVVPEGKPVCCYECSPCPEGTISNKTDAKKCNKCSDDKYPNRNRDECIPKIIVFLSYEEPLGGVLASFAVLFFFTNLWVLAVFVKHQNTPIVKANNKDLTYILLISLMLCFLCPLLFIGRPGKVNCLLRQMAFAIVFAFAVSCVLAKTITVVWAFMDTKPGSNLRGWLGKRLSYVIVLSCSLVQVGISSIWLGTSPPFPELNMHSQPGEIIVQCNEGSVIMFYTVLAYMGMLAFISFTVAFFARKLPDAFNEAKYITFSMLIFCSVWASFVPTYLSTKGKYMVAVEIFSILVSSTGLLGFIFLPKCYIIILKPRLNVKEQLIRKAKIGT, from the exons ATGGCCTTTTTGCTACTGCTGCTACAGCTTCTCCTCAAGCCTTCCTGTGTCTGTGAACGATCTGATAACAAACAATGCATGCTTGCCAAACCTTTTCTTTATCAGCACAAACACTATATTCCAGGAGAGTACATGATCGGTGGTATCCTCTCCTATACAACATATGAGTTTGGCAGTCAGAATTTCACTCTGTTTCCGGAACCGATTTTTGAGGTTTTTGCTTC CTTCATGCGTAAGAACCACCAGCATCTCCTGGCTTTCCTGTTTTCAGTGAATGAGATCAATAGAAATCTTCATCTCTTGCCCAATATGACCTTGGGCTTCCACATATTTGAAAATTACTGTAACCCTCAGATTACTTATCAGCAGACCATGAACCTACTTTCCTCTGAGCATGCCAGAATCCCTAACTACAAATGTGATACCGAGAACCATCCATGGGCCATCGTTGGGGGACTGACCTCTGAAACCTCAAGTATATTGGCAACTCTTTTGAACCTCTACAAGTTCCCACAG CTCACTTACGGCTTTTTGTCAGCTGAACTGAGTGATACGACTCAATATCCTTTTATTTACCAGATGATCCCCAAACAAAATCTTCAATGTTCAGCACTCGTTCAGTTGCTCTTGCATTTTCAATGGAACTGGATTGGGCTCCTAGTTTTTGAAGGTGACGATGGAGATACCTTTTTGAAGACTATTTCACCCATGTTCACACAGTTTGGCATTTGTATTTCTACCACCTTAAGACTACGTGATAGGGACTATGATATTTTGCAATACAAATATTTCTCATCGCTGGACCAGGAAGTTATGGAGAGGCTTAGCAAAAGTAATACCAATGTTAGTATCATCTATGGACAGTCACATCATATCTTACCTGGGGGCTTTATGCCTAGTGGGAAAGTTTGGATTACACCAACTCAGTGGGATTTCACTTCCGGATATATTTCAGTCAAATTTCATGGTGCTTTGTCCTTGGCCATCCAGTATAGGGAGGTTCCAGGATTCAAGAAATTTCTCCTGAATCTGGATATTCAGTCTCTTGAGGGAGACTGCATTATCCAGAATTTTTGGCAAATAATATTTGATTGTTGGACAACCATATGCAGTTTACGCGATTTCTTTCCCTCTATGTGTACTGGCCTGGAGAATTTAGAAGACCTGCCTAGAAATGTGTTTGAAATGGACATGTCTATCTACAGCTACAGTATCTATAATGCCGTCTATGCAGTGGCACATGCTGTGCATACCATGTATTCATCAAGCTCCAGAAGACATAAAGCTGTGAGGAATGGAGACAGACTAAACATTCTGAATATGCAACCTTGGGAG CTGCATCCTTATTTGAAAAATCTCTATTTCAACAATAGCGCAGGAGATGAAGTGTCCTTTAATGAACAGAGAGGTTTGGAAACAAGATATGATATTATCAACTGGATCATATTAACAGACAATAAGCCCAGTAGAGTCAGAATTGGAACAGTGAACCGACTGGATTCTTCTAGTGTGGAGCTTAACATTCCCAAAG GTTTGGAACACACAAAAGTCTTAATTGACTGGCAGTTATATGGATTCCTGGCAGGGTTTCCAAAGCACCATGCTCTGGTTATTGGATTTCCAGAGCACCAGGCTTGCTACAATGACAAACTTTTCAATCAGAGCACCATCTTGAATGCATGCTTTATGACTTTGAATTGTTCCCCTCCTTTTTCTATGTGTGTACAGACAACACCATGTTCCATTTGCACTAGCCACTGCTATCCTGGAAACTATAAGGTGGTTCCAGAAGGGAAACCGGTTTGTTGCTATGAGTGTTCTCCATGTCCCGAAGGAACCATCTCTAACAAAACAG ATGCAAAGAAGTGCAACAAATGCTCAGATGACAAGTATCCAAACAGAAACAGGGATGAATGTATTCCAAAGATTATTGTTTTTCTTTCATATGAAGAGCCTTTGGGAGGAGTTTTGGCTTCCTTTGCTGTCCTGTTTTTCTTCACCAATCTCTGGGTTCTAGCGGTCTTCGTTAAGCACCAGAATACACcaatagtcaaagccaacaacaagGACCTGACCTACATACTCCTCATCTCCCTCATGCTTTGTTTTCTGTGTCCCTTGTTATTCATTGGAAGACCTGGAAAGGTGAACTGTCTTCTCCGACAAATGGCTTTTGCCATTGTTTTTGCTTTTGCTGTTTCTTGTGTGCTGGctaaaaccatcactgtggttTGGGCTTTCATGGATACCAAACCAGGCAGCAACCTTAGAGGATGGTTAGGAAAGAGACTGTCATATGTCATTGTGCTCTCTTGCTCTCTCGTTCAAGTTGGTATCTCCAGTATTTGGTTGGGGACCTCTCCCCCTTTTCCAGAGCTGAACATGCACTCACAGCCTGGAGAGATCATTGTGCAATGTAATGAAGGGTCAGTCATCATGTTTTATACTGTCCTGGCTTACATGGGTATGTTAGCCTTCATCAGTTTCACTGTAGCTTTTTTTGCTAGAAAACTACCTGATGCTTTTAATGAAGCTAAAtacatcaccttcagcatgcttaTCTTTTGTAGTGTCTGGGCATCTTTTGTgccaacctacctgagcaccaaagggaaatatatggtagctgtggagatcttctctatttTGGTTTCCAGCACAGGCTTACTAGGGTTTATCTTTTTACCAAAATGCTACATCATAATTCTGAAACCACGTCTGAATGTCAAGGAACAGTTAATCAGAAAAGCTAAGATTGGAACATAA
- the LOC143825885 gene encoding olfactory receptor 6C75-like isoform X1, translating into MENQSFITEFILLDFPQFHQQECLLGIFLLASYLLTLAGNTMIITVVIYNHHLHTPMYFFLWNLSCLEILITTSIVPKVLVSLLLGYKTISYPACIAQCYFFFFLGSSDFALLAVMAFDRYMAICNPLHYATVMSSQLCLWLVVGSCAAGFLATILPTILVAQLPFCHANSIDHFFCDSVALVKLACTDTSLVELASFFSSTAVLLGSFILTMMSYTYIIRTILKIPSASGRHKAFSTCSSHFIVVSLGYGSCIFMYVRPSGSDPSVNKMVSLVNTVLTPLLSPFIFTLRNQQVKDAVKAIVKQVIFSLNKYWLRSAQQYFLNILPIRTSFSVQKPPMKVDRMLKFGF; encoded by the exons ATGGAAAACCAGTCTTTTATTACAGAATTCATCCTACTTGATTTCCCTCAATTTCACCAGCAGGAGTGCCTCCTGGGCATTTTCCTTCTTGCTTCCTACCTCCTTACCTTAGCAGGGAACACAATGATCATCACTGTTGTTATTTACAACCATCACCTGCACACCCCTATGTACTTCTTTCTGTGGAACCTTTCTTGCTTGGAGATCCTCATTACAACTTCAATAGTGCCTAAAGTACTGGTGAGCCTCTTACTAGGTTACAAAACCATATCCTACCCAGCATGCATTGCCCAGtgctatttcttcttctttttgggaaGCAGTGACTTTGCCCTGTTGGCTGTCATGGCATTTGATCGGTACATGGCTATCtgcaacccactgcactatgccaCAGTCATGAGTTCTCAGCTTTGTCTCTGGCTAGTAGTGGGTTCTTGTGCTGCTGGCTTTTTAGCCACAATCCTCCCCACCATCCTGGTTGCACAACTACCATTCTGCCATGCCAACAGTATTGACCACTTTTTCTGTGACAGTGTGGCCTTGGTGAAACTCGCATGCACTGACACCAGCCTGGTGGAGCTGGCAAGCTTCTTCTCCTCCACAGCCGTTCTGCTGGGATCTTTCATTCTCACCATGATGTCCTACACCTACATAATCAGAACCATTCTCAAGATCCCATCTGCTTCAGGACGTCACAAGGCTTTTTCCACCTGCTCCTCACATTTCATCGTTGTAAGTCTTGGATACGGCAGCTGCATCTTCATGTACGTACGGCCTTCTGGAAGCGACCCTTCTGTTAATAAGATGGTTTCCTTGGTCAACACGGTCTTGACCCCTTTGCTAAGCCCATTCATCTTCACGCTGAGGAACCAGCAAGTGAAAGATGCTGTAAAGGCAATT GTGAAACAAGTGATT ttcaGCTTGAATAAATATTGGCTTAGGTCTGCTCAGCAATACTTCCTGAACATCCTTCCCATAAGAACATCCTTCTCTGTCCAAAAGCCACCAATGAAAGTTGACAGAATGTTGAAATTTGGGTTTTAA
- the LOC143826249 gene encoding olfactory receptor 6N1-like has protein sequence MLSENQTSIREFVLVGFSNPSEVQIFLLILFLLAYVLTICGNIIIITIVQLHQQLHTPMYLFLSHLSLIEIGHMTNTTPKMLVDFLKEEKFISFVGCFTQLYFNLFLGLTENFLLVLMAYDRYLAICIPLNYTTRMNSRTCRNLSVACWVGGLLVPISPTIMLCRLPFCGPNRINHFFCDLAPVLTLPCGNKSFTEFFFFLFISSMVIGCFSLIVVSYVNIIVAILRMSSAGGRQKAFSTCSAHLIVVSIYYGSVMYMYVRPSERGIRDSDKVVSVFYCVVTPFLNPFIYSLRNSKVHETFKLMIAKTKVLI, from the coding sequence ATGTTGTCAGAAAACCAAACTTCTATACGCGAATTCGTTCTCGTTGGTTTCTCCAACCCTTCAGAAGTTCAGATTTTTCTCCTCATACTCTTCCTGCTGGCCTACGTACTGACCATATGTGGAAACATCATAATCATCACTATTGTCCAGCTCCATCAACAGCtccacacccccatgtacttATTCCTCAGCCACTTGTCCTTGATTGAGATTGGGCATATGACTAACACCACCCCCAAGATGCTGGTGGACTTCTTAAAAGAGGAAAAATTTATTAGCTTTGTGGGTTGCTTTACACAACTTTATTTCAACCTCTTCCTGGGACTGACAGAAAACTTCCTACTAGTACTCATGGCTTATGACCGCTACTTAGCCATTTGTATCCCTCTGAATTACACCACTCGAATGAATTCAAGAACATGCAGAAATTTGTCTGTTGCATGCTGGGTTGGAGGACTGCTGGTACCAATATCACCAACTATTATGCTCtgtaggctgccattttgtggacCCAATAGAATcaaccatttcttctgtgacCTAGCTCCAGTGCTGACTCTTCCATGTGGGAATAAGTCGTTCActgaatttttcttctttttgttcattAGTTCGATGGTGATTGGTTGCTTCTCCTTGATAGTGGTGTCTTATGTTAACATCATTGTTGCCATATTGAGGATGTCATCTGCTGGAGGAAGGCAAAAAGCTTTTTCAACTTGTAGTGCCCATCTGATTGTCGTGTCCATATATTATGGTTCAGTCATGTATATGTATGTCAGGCCTTCAGAAAGGGGCATCCGCGATTCAGACAAAGTTGTATCTGTCTTTTATTGTGTGGTGACGCCATTTCTGAACCCTTTCATCTACAGCCTGAGGAACAGCAAGGTCCATGAAACATTCAAATTAATGATTGCTAAGACAAAAGTTTTAATCTAA